Proteins co-encoded in one Arachis hypogaea cultivar Tifrunner chromosome 13, arahy.Tifrunner.gnm2.J5K5, whole genome shotgun sequence genomic window:
- the LOC112737922 gene encoding phosphoenolpyruvate carboxylase, housekeeping isozyme, whose translation MAKKLEKMASIDAQLRQLVPAKVSEDDKLIEYDALLLDRFLDILQDLHGEDLKETVQEVYELSAEYEGKHDSKKLDELGNLITSLDAGDSIVVAKSFSHMLNLANLAEEVQIAHRRRIKLKKGDFADENNATTESDIEETLKKLVVELKKSPQEVFEALKNQTVDLVLTAHPTQSVRRSLLQKHGRIRNCLTQLYAKDVTPDDKQELDEALQREIQAAFRTDEIRRTPPTPQDEMRAGMSYFHETIWTGVPKFLRRLDTALKNIGINERVPYNAPLIQFSSWMGGDRDGNPRVTPEVTRDVCLLARMMAANLYYSQIEDLMFELSMWRCNDELRVRADELNRSSRKDAVAKHYIEFWKIIPPNEPYRVLLGEVRDRLYQTRERSRHLLAHGHSEIPEEETFTNVEEFLEPLELCYRSLCACGDRAIADGSLLDFLRQVSTFGLSLVRLDIRQESDRHTDVLDAITKHLEIGSYQEWSEEKRQQWLLSELSGKRPLFGRDLPKTEEIKDVLDTFHVIAELPADNFGAYIISMATAPSDVLAVELLQRECHVKHPLRVVPLFEKLADLEAAPAALARLFSIDWYRNRINGKQEVMIGYSDSGKDAGRFSAAWQLYKAQEELIKVAKEYGVKLTMFHGRGGTVGRGGGPTHLAILSQPPDTIHGSLRVTVQGEVIEQSFGEQHLCFRTLQRYTAATLEHGMHPPISPKPEWRALMDQMAVIATEEYRSIVFKEPRFVEYFRLATPELEYGRMNIGSRPAKRKPSGGIETLRAIPWIFAWTQTRFHLPVWLGFGEAFRHVIGKDIKNLHMLQEMYNQWPFFRVTLDLVEMVFAKGDPGIAALYDKLLVSQDLWSFGEQLRTKFDETKKLLLQVCGHRDLLEGDPYLKQRLRLRDSYITTLNVCQAYTLKRIRDPNYNVNLRPHISKEYIEISKPADELITLNPTSEYAPGLEDTLILTMKGIAAGMQNTG comes from the exons ATGGCAAAGAAGTTGGAAAAGATGGCATCCATTGATGCCCAACTTAGGCAGCTGGTTCCGGCAAAAGTGAGCGAAGATGACAAACTGATTGAGTATGATGCTCTGCTATTGGATCGCTTCCTTGATATTCTTCAGGACTTACACGGAGAGGATCTGAAAGAAACG GTTCAAGAAGTATACGAGCTTTCTGCTGAATATGAAGGGAAACACGACTCTAAGAAACTGGACGAACTTGGAAATCTGATAACTAGTTTGGATGCTGGTGATTCAATTGTCGTCGCCAAATCCTTTTCTCATATGCTTAACTTGGCCAACTTAGCAGAAGAGGTCCAGATTGCTCATCGGCGAAGGATCAAGTTGAAAAAGGGAGATTTTGCTGATGAGAACAATGCAACTACTGAATCAGACATTGAAGAAACACTCAAGAAGCTTGTAGTGGAATTAAAAAAGTCTCCTCAGGAAGTTTTTGAAGCACTGAAAAACCAGACCGTTGATTTGGTTCTTACAGCTCACCCTACTCAATCTGTTCGTAGATCTTTGCTTCAGAAGCATGGAAG GATACGAAACTGTTTAACTCAATTATATGCCAAAGATGTAACTCCTGATGACAAGCAGGAACTTGATGAGGCTCTACAGAGGGAG ATCCAAGCTGCCTTCCGTACTGATGAAATTAGGAGGACTCCTCCAACCCCGCAAGATGAGATGAGAGCAGGGATGAGCTACTTCCATGAGACAATTTGGACTGGTGTACCCAAATTTCTACGTCGGCTGGATACAGCTTTGAAGAATATAGGGATAAATGAACGTGTCCCTTATAATGCTCCTCTTATTCAATTTTCTTCTTGGATGGGTGGTGATCGTGATG GCAATCCAAGAGTAACTCCTGAAGTGACAAGGGATGTTTGTTTATTGGCTAGAATGATGGCTGCTAATTTATATTATTCCCAGATAGAAGATCTTATGTTTGAA CTGTCAATGTGGCGTTGCAATGATGAGCTGCGTGTACGTGCAGATGAACTTAACAGATCTTCCAGGAAAGATGCAGTTGCTAAGCACTATATAG AGTTTTGGAAAATCATTCCCCCAAATGAACCATACCGTGTGTTACTGGGCGAAGTAAGGGATAGGCTTTATCAGACTCGTGAGCGATCTCGCCATTTGCTAGCACACGGGCACTCTGAAATTCCAGAGGAAGAAACTTTTACCAATGTTGAGGAG TTCTTGGAACCCCTGGAACTTTGCTATAGATCACTCTGTGCTTGTGGTGATCGGGCAATTGCCGATGGAAGCCTTCTAGATTTCCTTCGGCAAGTCTCTACTTTTGGATTGTCACTAGTGAGGCTTGATATCAGGCAAGAGTCAGACCGTCATACTGATGTGTTGGATGCCATTACCAAGCATCTGGAAATTGGTTCCTACCAGGAATGGTCAGAAGAGAAACGGCAGCAATGGCTTTTGTCTGAATTGAGTGGCAAACGGCCACTGTTTGGGCGCGACCTTCCCAAAACTGAAGAAATTAAAGATGTTTTGGACACATTTCATGTTATTGCTGAACTGCCAGCAGATAACTTTGGAGCATATATCATATCAATGGCAACTGCACCATCTGATGTGCTTGCAGTTGAACTTCTGCAACGTGAATGCCATGTCAAGCATCCACTAAGAGTTGTCCCATTGTTTGAGAAACTTGCAGATCTGGAGGCAGCTCCTGCTGCTTTGGCTCGGTTGTTCTCCATAGACTGGTACAGAAACCGAATCAACGGAAAGCAAGAAGTTATGATTGGTTATTCTGATTCAGGTAAAGATGCTGGAAGGTTCTCTGCAGCATGGCAGCTATATAAGGCCCAAGAGGAACTTATCAAGGTAGCTAAAGAGTATGGTGTTAAGCTAACAATGTTCCATGGTCGCGGTGGAACTGTTGGGAGAGGAGGTGGTCCAACCCACCTTGCTATCTTATCCCAACCTCCGGATACAATCCATGGGTCACTTCGTGTAACTGTCCAAGGTGAAGTTATTGAACAATCATTTGGAGAGCAGCACTTATGTTTCCGAACACTTCAACGTTACACTGCTGCAACTCTAGAACACGGAATGCATCCTCCAATCTCACCCAAACCAGAGTGGCGGGCTTTGATGGATCAGATGGCTGTCATTGCTACAGAGGAATACCGCTCTATTGTATTCAAAGAACCTCGATTTGTTGAGTACTTCCGTCTG GCTACACCAGAGTTGGAGTATGGCCGCATGAACATAGGAAGTCGACCAGCAAAGCGAAAGCCAAGTGGAGGCATTGAGACTCTCCGTGCAATACCTTGGATATTTGCCTGGACACAAACAAGGTTTCATCTTCCGGTGTGGCTAGGCTTCGGGGAAGCATTTAGACATGTTATTGGGAAGGATATTAAGAATCTTCATATGCTGCAAGAAATGTACAATCAGTGGCCTTTCTTCAGGGTCACTCTTGATTTAGTGGAAATGGTGTTTGCCAAGGGAGACCCTGGCATAGCTGCCCTGTATGATAAGCTCCTTGTTTCACAAGATCTATGGTCGTTTGGGGAGCAGTTGAGGACCAAGTTTGACGAAACCAAGAAACTCCTGCTTCAG GTGTGTGGACACAGAGATCTTCTTGAAGGGGATCCATACTTAAAACAAAGGCTCCGCTTGCGTGATTCTTACATTACCACCCTGAACGTTTGCCAAGCTTACACATTGAAACGTATCCGTGATCCGAACTACAATGTGAATTTGCGACCGCACATCTCAAAAGAGTATATAGAGATAAGTAAACCTGCTGATGAACTTATAACACTGAACCCAACAAGTGAATATGCTCCTGGTTTGGAAGACACCCTCATCCTCACCATGAAGGGTATTGCTGCTGGCATGCAGAACACTGGTTAA